One part of the Candidatus Eremiobacterota bacterium genome encodes these proteins:
- a CDS encoding DUF5069 domain-containing protein, translated as MPTDFRNGDFPRRGREALDGFLWLARVFDKARAARDETIYDYIYPCPMDRGVFDRWGITSRMFDAALTTCQTDGEILTWLKARVPDARREDANRWLIEEKSANLDRQDAEEGVVPA; from the coding sequence ATGCCCACCGATTTTCGCAACGGTGATTTTCCGCGCCGGGGCCGCGAGGCGCTCGACGGCTTCCTGTGGCTCGCCCGCGTGTTCGACAAGGCGCGCGCCGCTCGCGACGAGACGATCTACGACTACATCTATCCGTGCCCGATGGACCGCGGCGTCTTCGACCGCTGGGGAATCACCTCGCGGATGTTCGACGCGGCGCTCACCACCTGCCAGACCGACGGTGAGATCCTGACCTGGCTCAAGGCCCGGGTCCCGGACGCGCGGCGCGAGGACGCCAATCGCTGGCTGATCGAGGAGAAGAGCGCCAACCTCGACCGCCAAGACGCGGAAGAAGGCGTCGTCCCGGCTTAG
- a CDS encoding glycerate kinase — translation MRVVVAPDKFKGSLDAAGVAGALAAGVRDVLPNAECALIPMADGGDGTVDAFLATGAEPRRMRVSGPLGDPVEATYARDGATAIVEMAAASGLALLGRPPSRIDARRATTRGTGELLRDALDGGARRILLGIGGSATTDGGAGALAALGARFYDGEGDELEPTPERLAALTRIDLSGLEPRLRPSQQTGEPEVRIAVACDVDSPLLGPLGAAAVFGPQKGATAGDVAYLERVLARLAGAMSAATGRDLRDIPGAGAAGGLGWALASACGATLERGVALVAAVRGLADALRGADWCFTAEGRIDDQTLRGKVVAGVAQLARSANVPVVAFGGSVEGDAEIALRPLGVTCVPILTKPSSLEVAMHDSRANLRLAAARTVSLIAPREREHH, via the coding sequence TTGCGCGTCGTCGTCGCCCCGGACAAGTTCAAGGGCAGCCTGGACGCGGCCGGCGTCGCGGGAGCCCTCGCCGCCGGCGTGCGCGACGTGCTGCCGAACGCGGAGTGCGCGCTGATCCCGATGGCCGACGGCGGCGACGGGACCGTCGATGCGTTCCTTGCGACCGGCGCCGAGCCGCGACGCATGCGGGTGAGCGGGCCGCTCGGCGACCCGGTCGAGGCGACGTACGCGCGGGACGGCGCCACCGCGATCGTCGAGATGGCGGCCGCGTCGGGGCTGGCGCTGCTCGGCCGGCCCCCGAGCCGGATCGATGCCCGGCGGGCGACGACGCGCGGGACCGGCGAGCTGCTGCGCGACGCGCTCGATGGCGGCGCGCGGCGGATCCTCCTCGGGATCGGCGGGAGCGCGACGACCGACGGCGGCGCGGGCGCCCTCGCGGCGCTCGGCGCCCGCTTCTACGACGGTGAGGGCGATGAGCTGGAGCCGACGCCGGAACGGCTGGCGGCGCTGACCCGGATCGACTTGAGCGGCCTGGAGCCGCGGCTGCGGCCGTCGCAGCAGACGGGCGAGCCCGAGGTCCGGATCGCGGTCGCCTGCGACGTCGACAGCCCACTGCTCGGGCCGCTCGGCGCGGCGGCGGTGTTCGGTCCGCAGAAGGGCGCCACCGCCGGCGACGTGGCGTACCTCGAGCGCGTCCTCGCGCGGCTCGCCGGCGCGATGAGCGCGGCAACCGGACGCGATCTGCGCGATATCCCGGGCGCCGGCGCCGCGGGCGGGCTGGGCTGGGCGCTTGCGAGCGCTTGCGGCGCGACGCTCGAGCGCGGCGTTGCGCTCGTCGCAGCGGTGCGCGGGTTGGCGGACGCGCTGCGCGGCGCGGACTGGTGCTTCACCGCCGAAGGCCGGATCGACGACCAGACGCTGCGCGGGAAAGTGGTCGCCGGCGTCGCGCAGCTCGCACGCTCCGCGAACGTGCCGGTGGTCGCGTTCGGCGGCAGCGTTGAGGGCGATGCCGAGATAGCGCTGCGCCCGCTCGGTGTGACGTGTGTACCGATTCTCACGAAACCGTCGTCGCTCGAAGTCGCGATGCACGATTCGCGTGCGAATCTGCGCTTGGCGGCGGCGCGCACCGTATCGCTGATAGCGCCACGCGAACGCGAGCACCATTAG
- the rapZ gene encoding RNase adapter RapZ, which produces MRRLVIVTGLSGAGKSQAMKSFEDFGFACLDNAPPVLARRFVELGEAAGYTNAALALDVRTLGPFGDAVAALDELAANGTSPEVLFLDAEDETLIRRYSETRRRHPFGENGLGLAEAIAAERASLATLRDRANVVWDTSQLTLGQLKDRIATTFAGADARRLRVALVAFGFKYGLPLDADLVFDVRFLPNPNYVEGLRELTGADEPVAAYLEAVPDTEAFLARAISLLDFLIPRYEREGKSQLTIAIGCTGGRHRSVYLGRRLQQHLTETTSAAVTFDARDVNR; this is translated from the coding sequence ATGCGCCGTCTCGTCATCGTAACGGGGCTCTCGGGCGCGGGCAAGAGCCAGGCGATGAAATCGTTCGAGGACTTCGGGTTCGCCTGCCTCGACAACGCTCCGCCCGTCCTCGCACGGCGTTTCGTCGAGCTCGGCGAAGCCGCCGGCTACACGAACGCCGCGCTCGCGCTCGACGTGCGGACCCTGGGCCCGTTCGGCGACGCGGTCGCCGCGCTCGACGAGCTGGCCGCGAACGGAACCTCCCCCGAGGTGCTCTTCCTCGACGCCGAGGACGAGACGCTGATCCGCCGCTACAGCGAGACGCGCCGGCGGCACCCGTTCGGTGAGAACGGGCTCGGCCTGGCCGAGGCGATCGCGGCCGAGCGCGCCTCGCTGGCGACGCTGCGCGATCGCGCGAACGTGGTGTGGGACACCTCGCAGCTCACCCTGGGCCAGCTCAAGGACCGCATCGCGACGACGTTCGCGGGAGCCGACGCGCGCCGGCTGCGGGTCGCGCTCGTGGCGTTCGGCTTCAAGTACGGCCTCCCGCTCGACGCCGACCTCGTCTTCGACGTGCGCTTCCTGCCGAACCCGAACTACGTCGAGGGTTTGCGCGAGCTCACCGGCGCGGACGAACCCGTCGCCGCGTACCTGGAGGCGGTCCCCGACACGGAGGCGTTTCTCGCGCGCGCGATCTCGCTGCTCGACTTTCTGATCCCGCGCTACGAGCGCGAGGGAAAATCGCAGCTCACCATCGCAATCGGATGCACCGGCGGACGCCATCGCAGCGTGTATCTCGGGCGGCGGCTGCAGCAGCACCTGACCGAGACGACGAGCGCAGCGGTGACGTTCGACGCCAGAGACGTGAACCGATGA
- a CDS encoding cystathionine gamma-synthase yields the protein MDFATRAIHAGQDADPATGATIVPIYATSTYTQNAVGEHKGYDYSRVANPTRNALEVQLAALEEAKHCVAFASGLGAENAITGLLNAGDHVVVSDDTYGGTYRLFTRVLERFGLASTFVDMTDLAAVRAAVRPSTKMFWIETPTNPMMRVIDIAAMAALKTSGQLVVVDNTFCTPYFQSPLALGADVVVHSATKYIGGHSDVIGGAAMTNDDALAENLRFLQKTLGANLSPFDAFLISRGAKTLQVRMREHEHNAMSIAHFLAEREDVAQVYYPGLPDHPQHELARRQMRGFSGIISVTLRGPESRALEVAKRTKLFSLAESLGGVESLINHPARMTHGSIPKEERDRRGITDGLLRLSVGIESAHDLIADLRQALDGTIDLAGVNTRRDTDVGDPPDPDRVPETQSEGAPTY from the coding sequence ATGGACTTCGCGACGCGCGCCATTCACGCCGGGCAGGACGCGGACCCGGCGACCGGGGCGACGATCGTGCCGATCTACGCCACGTCGACGTACACGCAGAACGCGGTCGGCGAGCACAAAGGCTATGACTACTCGCGCGTCGCCAACCCGACCCGCAACGCGCTCGAAGTTCAGCTTGCGGCGCTCGAAGAGGCGAAGCACTGCGTCGCCTTCGCCTCGGGACTAGGGGCGGAGAACGCGATCACCGGGCTGCTGAACGCCGGGGACCACGTCGTCGTCAGCGACGACACCTACGGCGGGACGTATCGCCTCTTCACCCGGGTGCTCGAGCGGTTCGGGCTCGCCTCGACGTTCGTCGACATGACCGACCTCGCCGCGGTGCGCGCGGCGGTTCGGCCGAGCACGAAGATGTTCTGGATCGAGACGCCGACCAACCCGATGATGCGGGTGATCGACATCGCTGCGATGGCGGCGCTGAAGACCTCCGGGCAGCTGGTCGTCGTCGACAACACCTTCTGCACGCCGTACTTCCAGTCGCCGCTCGCGCTCGGCGCCGACGTGGTCGTCCACTCGGCAACGAAGTACATCGGCGGGCACAGCGACGTCATCGGCGGCGCCGCGATGACGAACGACGACGCGCTCGCCGAGAACCTGCGCTTTCTCCAGAAGACGCTCGGTGCGAACCTGAGCCCGTTCGACGCGTTTCTGATCTCGCGCGGGGCCAAGACGCTGCAGGTGCGGATGCGCGAGCACGAGCACAACGCGATGTCGATCGCGCACTTCCTCGCCGAGCGCGAGGACGTCGCGCAGGTCTACTATCCCGGCCTGCCCGACCACCCGCAGCACGAGCTGGCGCGCCGGCAGATGCGCGGCTTCAGCGGCATCATCTCCGTGACGCTGCGCGGCCCGGAGTCGCGCGCGCTCGAGGTCGCCAAGCGCACGAAGCTCTTCTCGCTCGCCGAAAGTTTGGGCGGTGTCGAATCGCTGATCAACCATCCGGCGCGGATGACGCACGGCTCGATTCCGAAAGAAGAACGCGACCGGCGCGGGATCACCGACGGACTTCTTCGCCTCTCGGTCGGCATCGAGAGCGCGCACGATTTGATCGCCGACCTGCGGCAGGCGCTCGACGGAACGATCGACCTCGCGGGCGTGAACACCCGTCGCGACACCGACGTCGGCGATCCGCCGGATCCCGACCGCGTTCCGGAGACGCAGTCCGAGGGCGCGCCGACGTACTGA
- a CDS encoding DUF2203 domain-containing protein, translating into MKLFSAEKANALIPVLEPMLEELWAKRRDLAIKLLETDPALRAARPDAVRDRRRSRAFTELKAEIVRLINRIEAHGCVVKDIDLGLLDFPSMREGRPVYLCWKAGEPELTHWHGTDESFVDRKML; encoded by the coding sequence ATGAAGCTGTTTTCGGCCGAGAAGGCAAACGCCCTCATCCCGGTGCTGGAACCCATGCTCGAAGAGCTCTGGGCGAAGCGCCGCGACCTGGCGATCAAGCTGCTCGAGACCGACCCCGCGCTGCGCGCCGCCCGGCCCGACGCCGTGCGCGATCGCCGGCGCTCCCGCGCCTTCACCGAGCTCAAGGCCGAGATCGTCCGGCTCATCAACCGGATCGAGGCGCACGGGTGCGTCGTCAAGGACATCGACCTCGGGCTGCTCGACTTCCCGTCGATGCGCGAGGGCCGCCCCGTCTACCTGTGCTGGAAAGCCGGTGAGCCCGAGCTCACCCACTGGCACGGCACCGACGAAAGCTTCGTCGACCGAAAGATGCTCTGA
- a CDS encoding YvcK family protein, whose translation MRRSLNLARWLVPGLGVKRWLLLAVLGAALFVNGVSRYLTDEGMTLRINELVDSLVAEFLSPGYLPWIFMILGAALVALGIWRWLNAIVTAVAPAGTGNFLEKIRERQLDRGYRIVVVGGGTGLSTMLRGLKKITSKLTAVVTVSDDGGSSGRLQKELGVLPPGDIRNCLVALADDEALVTALFRYRFEEGEGLSGHSFGNLFLAAMTGITGNFDQAIKAASRVLNVKGRVLPSTLAVARLCAKLVDGRTVEGESNITGARGVIQEVFLDPPFAAPLDEVIAAIREADAIVLGPGSLYTSIMPNLLVDRIGREIEAASGVKIYVCNVMTQPGETDGYTASAHVRALLRGAGANVCDVAIVNDELPRKLREAYAEEGQLPVKVDDEELKALGVRIVRANVISETDTVRHDSDRLAAVVDKIIDEAVAARASYVRPRASTGAGATSTA comes from the coding sequence ATGCGCCGCTCGCTGAACCTCGCCCGCTGGCTGGTGCCGGGACTCGGGGTGAAGCGCTGGCTGCTGCTCGCGGTGCTCGGCGCGGCGCTGTTCGTCAACGGCGTCTCGCGCTATCTGACCGACGAAGGGATGACGCTGCGCATCAACGAGCTGGTCGACTCGCTGGTGGCGGAGTTTCTCTCGCCGGGATATCTGCCGTGGATCTTCATGATCCTCGGCGCAGCGCTGGTCGCGCTCGGGATCTGGCGCTGGCTCAACGCGATCGTGACCGCCGTCGCCCCGGCGGGAACCGGAAACTTCCTCGAAAAGATTCGCGAGCGCCAGCTCGACCGCGGCTACCGCATCGTCGTCGTCGGCGGCGGCACCGGGCTCTCCACGATGCTGCGCGGGCTCAAGAAGATTACCTCGAAGCTCACCGCGGTCGTCACCGTCAGCGACGACGGCGGCTCGTCGGGCCGCTTGCAGAAAGAGCTCGGCGTGCTGCCGCCCGGCGACATCCGCAACTGTCTCGTCGCGCTCGCCGACGACGAAGCGCTCGTCACGGCGTTGTTTCGCTACCGCTTCGAAGAAGGCGAGGGGCTGAGCGGCCATTCGTTCGGAAACCTCTTCCTCGCCGCGATGACGGGGATCACCGGGAACTTCGACCAGGCGATCAAGGCGGCGAGCCGCGTGCTCAACGTCAAAGGCCGCGTGCTGCCGTCGACGCTCGCCGTCGCGCGGCTGTGCGCGAAGCTGGTCGACGGGCGCACCGTCGAAGGCGAGTCGAACATCACCGGCGCGCGCGGCGTGATCCAAGAGGTCTTTCTCGATCCGCCGTTCGCCGCGCCGCTCGACGAGGTCATCGCGGCGATTCGCGAAGCCGACGCGATCGTGCTCGGCCCGGGCTCGCTCTACACCTCGATCATGCCGAACCTGCTGGTCGACCGCATCGGGCGCGAGATCGAAGCGGCGAGCGGGGTGAAGATCTACGTCTGCAACGTCATGACGCAGCCCGGCGAGACCGACGGCTACACCGCGTCGGCGCACGTGCGCGCGCTGCTGCGGGGCGCCGGCGCGAACGTTTGCGACGTCGCGATCGTCAACGACGAACTGCCGCGCAAGCTGCGCGAGGCGTACGCCGAAGAAGGCCAGCTGCCGGTGAAGGTCGACGACGAGGAGCTCAAGGCGCTCGGCGTGCGGATCGTGCGCGCTAACGTGATCAGCGAGACCGACACCGTCCGCCACGACAGCGACCGGCTCGCCGCGGTCGTCGACAAGATCATCGACGAAGCGGTCGCCGCGCGCGCCTCGTACGTCCGCCCGCGCGCCAGCACCGGCGCCGGCGCCACGAGCACCGCGTAA
- a CDS encoding cystathionine beta-synthase, whose amino-acid sequence MTYYQNALDAVGHTPLIKLNRVIDDAKCLVLAKVEYVNPGGSVKDRPAVAMIEDAEERGILRPGATIIEATSGNTGTGLAMAAAIRGYRCILVMPDKMSKEKTDLLKAYGAEVVITPTNVPNDSPESYYGVANRLTTEIPGAIQPDQWHNAQNPGAHYKTTGPEIWEQTAGKVTHFVSGMGTGGTISGTARYLKERNPNIVVVGADPEGSIYSGDTPKSYKVEGIGMSYLPQTVDMRVIDRIMRITDKESFLMARRITREEGLLVGGSSGTAVAAAARVAQELPPEAIMVVVMPDSGRGYMSKIFNDEWMHANGFLEDERRKETVGDVLRTKQPLPPMITVTEDQTVKVALDLLRSFEISQLPVIRGNEVIGSINDVAVMQQVFDHADIVHKPVGEVMGRPFPMLEHDIEVERAYKLLTMANSAIVVTEREKPIGVVTRQDIISFLSTQT is encoded by the coding sequence ATGACGTACTACCAAAACGCCCTCGATGCTGTCGGTCATACCCCGCTGATCAAGCTGAATCGCGTGATCGACGACGCGAAATGCCTCGTGCTCGCAAAGGTGGAGTACGTCAACCCCGGCGGCTCGGTGAAGGACCGCCCGGCGGTGGCGATGATCGAGGACGCCGAGGAGCGCGGCATCCTGCGGCCCGGCGCGACGATCATCGAAGCGACCTCCGGGAACACCGGGACGGGGCTGGCGATGGCGGCCGCGATTCGCGGCTACCGCTGCATCCTCGTGATGCCCGACAAGATGTCGAAGGAAAAGACGGACCTGCTCAAGGCGTACGGCGCCGAGGTCGTCATCACGCCGACCAACGTGCCGAACGACTCGCCCGAATCGTACTACGGCGTCGCGAACCGGCTGACGACCGAGATCCCCGGCGCGATCCAGCCCGACCAGTGGCACAACGCGCAGAATCCCGGCGCGCACTACAAGACCACCGGCCCGGAGATCTGGGAGCAGACCGCCGGCAAGGTCACGCACTTCGTCAGCGGCATGGGAACCGGCGGAACGATCTCCGGCACCGCGCGCTATCTCAAAGAAAGAAACCCGAACATCGTCGTCGTCGGCGCCGACCCGGAAGGCTCGATCTACAGCGGCGACACGCCGAAGTCGTACAAGGTCGAAGGGATCGGGATGAGCTATCTTCCGCAGACCGTCGACATGCGGGTGATCGACCGCATCATGCGCATCACCGACAAAGAGAGCTTCCTGATGGCGCGCCGCATCACGCGCGAGGAAGGGCTGCTGGTCGGCGGATCGTCCGGCACCGCGGTCGCCGCGGCCGCGCGCGTCGCGCAAGAATTGCCGCCGGAAGCGATCATGGTGGTCGTGATGCCGGACTCCGGGCGCGGCTACATGTCGAAGATCTTCAACGACGAGTGGATGCACGCGAACGGCTTTTTGGAAGACGAGCGGCGCAAAGAGACCGTCGGCGACGTGCTGCGCACGAAGCAGCCGCTCCCGCCGATGATCACCGTCACCGAGGACCAGACGGTGAAGGTCGCGCTCGATTTGCTGCGCAGCTTCGAGATCTCGCAGCTCCCGGTGATTCGCGGCAACGAGGTGATCGGCTCGATCAACGACGTCGCGGTGATGCAGCAAGTCTTCGACCACGCCGACATCGTCCACAAGCCGGTCGGCGAGGTGATGGGCCGGCCCTTCCCGATGCTCGAGCACGACATCGAGGTGGAGCGTGCCTACAAGCTGCTGACGATGGCGAACTCCGCGATCGTCGTCACCGAGCGCGAGAAGCCGATCGGCGTCGTGACGCGCCAAGACATCATCTCGTTCCTCTCGACGCAGACCTGA
- a CDS encoding carboxypeptidase regulatory-like domain-containing protein, whose translation MTRARFAVLVLATSLLAACGGPAVPPAMNYATIRGRAYDSATNAPVAGVQVVVDTILTATTGSDGTYRIANVPIGQYSLVVQPPQGYGAPSQPAYNGSVSSGETVSIDIPLTKQ comes from the coding sequence GTGACCCGCGCGCGCTTCGCAGTCCTGGTCCTCGCTACGTCGCTGCTCGCCGCGTGCGGCGGGCCGGCGGTGCCGCCGGCGATGAACTACGCCACGATCCGCGGCAGGGCGTACGACAGCGCGACGAACGCGCCGGTCGCGGGCGTGCAGGTCGTCGTGGACACGATCCTGACGGCGACGACGGGGTCCGACGGGACGTACCGCATCGCCAACGTCCCGATCGGCCAGTACTCGCTCGTGGTCCAGCCCCCGCAGGGCTACGGCGCGCCGAGTCAGCCCGCGTACAACGGCAGCGTCAGCTCCGGCGAGACCGTCTCGATCGATATCCCGCTGACCAAACAATAG